A region of Elusimicrobiota bacterium DNA encodes the following proteins:
- a CDS encoding CTP synthase → MAKFIFVTGGVVSSLGKGIAASSLGRLLKARGLNITMIKLDPYLNVDPGTMSPYQHGEVYVTEDGAETDLDLGHYERFIDVDMTRDNNCTSGQIYETVLGQERRGEFLGKTVQVIPHITNEIKNRLFRVAKGRDIVIVEVGGTVGDIESLPFLEAIRQMRIDAGRDNVLYIHLTLVPYIKAAEELKTKPTQHSVGKLREIGIEPDIIICRSDRPLGVEIRDKIALFSSVPKEAVIEAVDVDTIYDVPLMFERQGLDEQVLMMLRQRSPTKDLASWKAMVEKIRNPRHHVTIGVAGKYVELKDAYKSIGEALLHGGLANDAKVVVKYLDVEDKTLEAQLLQVDGILIPGGFGDRGVEGKIAVAKFAREHQIPFFGICLGMQCAVIEVARHLAKLGKAHSTEFSPKTPHPVVCKMDEQKKITQLGGTMRLGVYPCRLKAGSLAHKAYGRDMAYERHRHRYELNNKYRPALEKAGLRVVGDYPRLHLAEAVELKNHPWYVAVQFHPELKSRPLRPHPLFRDFVAAALRRLSPRQG, encoded by the coding sequence ATGGCCAAGTTCATCTTCGTGACGGGCGGGGTGGTGAGTTCGTTGGGGAAAGGCATTGCGGCCTCCTCCTTGGGGCGACTGCTCAAGGCCCGGGGCCTGAACATCACCATGATCAAGCTGGACCCCTACTTGAACGTGGACCCGGGGACCATGAGCCCCTACCAACACGGCGAGGTCTATGTCACCGAAGACGGCGCCGAGACCGATCTGGATCTGGGCCACTACGAACGGTTCATCGACGTGGACATGACCCGGGACAACAATTGCACCTCGGGCCAAATCTACGAGACCGTGTTGGGCCAGGAGCGGCGGGGCGAGTTTTTGGGCAAGACGGTTCAAGTCATCCCGCACATCACCAACGAAATCAAAAACCGCCTTTTTCGCGTCGCCAAGGGCCGCGACATCGTGATCGTGGAGGTGGGGGGGACGGTGGGCGACATCGAGTCCCTGCCCTTCCTGGAAGCCATCCGCCAAATGCGGATCGACGCGGGCCGGGACAACGTTCTCTACATCCATCTCACCCTGGTCCCTTACATTAAAGCGGCCGAGGAGTTGAAAACCAAACCCACCCAGCACTCCGTCGGAAAACTTCGCGAGATCGGGATCGAGCCCGACATCATCATATGCCGCTCGGACCGCCCGCTGGGCGTGGAGATCCGGGACAAAATCGCGCTTTTCTCCAGCGTCCCCAAGGAAGCGGTGATCGAAGCCGTGGACGTGGACACGATCTACGACGTGCCCCTCATGTTCGAACGGCAGGGGTTGGACGAGCAGGTGCTCATGATGCTCCGCCAGCGGAGCCCCACCAAGGACCTGGCCTCCTGGAAAGCCATGGTGGAGAAGATCCGAAACCCCCGGCACCACGTGACCATCGGCGTCGCCGGAAAATACGTGGAGTTAAAGGACGCCTACAAGTCCATCGGCGAAGCGCTTCTCCATGGGGGCTTGGCCAACGACGCCAAGGTGGTCGTGAAGTATTTGGATGTGGAAGACAAGACCCTGGAAGCCCAGCTCCTTCAGGTGGACGGGATTCTGATCCCGGGCGGGTTCGGCGACCGCGGGGTGGAGGGAAAAATCGCCGTGGCCAAGTTCGCGCGGGAACACCAGATCCCCTTCTTCGGCATTTGCCTGGGCATGCAGTGCGCGGTGATCGAAGTGGCCCGCCACCTGGCCAAGCTCGGGAAGGCCCATTCCACCGAGTTCTCCCCCAAAACTCCCCATCCCGTGGTCTGCAAGATGGACGAGCAAAAAAAGATCACGCAGTTGGGCGGCACCATGCGGTTGGGCGTTTATCCCTGCCGGTTAAAAGCCGGTTCTCTCGCCCACAAGGCCTACGGCCGCGACATGGCCTACGAACGCCATCGCCACCGCTACGAGCTGAACAATAAATACCGGCCCGCTTTGGAAAAGGCCGGCCTGCGCGTCGTCGGTGATTATCCGCGGCTCCACCTGGCCGAGGCGGTGGAACTGAAAAACCACCCCTGGTACGTGGCGGTGCAGTTTCACCCGGAACTCAAGTCCCGTCCCCTGCGCCCCCATCCATTGTTCCGCGATTTCGTCGCCGCCGCCCTCCGGCGCCTCTCTCCCCGACAAGGGTAA
- the kdsB gene encoding 3-deoxy-manno-octulosonate cytidylyltransferase: MTLDRTVLGVIPARYAAQRFPGKPLAPIAGRPMIWWVWNAARKALPRVVVATDDGRIAEAVRGFGGEAVLTSEKCRSGTDRVAEVARKIRAGLYLNIQGDEPLMTARTLRKVLRLHADPSVGLGTAATALTASDWPDPNAVKVLVDKRGDSLYFSRAPLPFFRDGAPAAPPSNRFLFKHLGVYSFRPETLRAFVRWPAGFFETAEKLEQLRALENGVRLRVAVTPDDSIGVDRPEDVARVEAILKHRGAVA; encoded by the coding sequence GTGACGCTCGATCGAACGGTTTTGGGCGTCATCCCCGCGCGGTACGCGGCCCAACGGTTTCCGGGCAAGCCTCTGGCGCCCATCGCGGGCCGGCCCATGATCTGGTGGGTGTGGAACGCCGCGCGGAAGGCCCTTCCCCGGGTGGTGGTGGCCACGGACGATGGGCGCATCGCGGAGGCCGTTCGGGGCTTCGGAGGCGAGGCGGTCTTGACGTCGGAAAAGTGCCGGAGCGGCACGGACCGCGTCGCCGAGGTCGCCCGCAAAATCCGGGCGGGGTTGTATCTGAACATCCAAGGGGACGAACCGCTCATGACCGCGCGGACCTTGCGGAAAGTCCTTCGGCTTCACGCCGACCCGTCGGTGGGGTTGGGGACGGCGGCCACGGCGTTGACGGCGTCGGATTGGCCGGATCCCAACGCGGTCAAAGTCTTGGTGGACAAACGCGGGGATTCCCTTTATTTTTCCCGGGCTCCGCTTCCCTTTTTCCGGGACGGCGCGCCGGCGGCGCCGCCCTCCAACCGATTTTTGTTCAAGCATCTGGGCGTCTATTCCTTTCGCCCGGAAACCCTGCGGGCCTTCGTTCGCTGGCCGGCGGGTTTTTTTGAGACGGCGGAGAAGCTGGAACAGTTGCGCGCCTTGGAAAACGGCGTCCGCCTGCGAGTGGCGGTGACGCCGGACGATTCCATCGGCGTGGACCGCCCCGAGGACGTGGCGCGGGTGGAGGCGATTTTAAAACACCGCGGGGCCGTCGCGTGA
- the rfaE1 gene encoding D-glycero-beta-D-manno-heptose-7-phosphate kinase, whose amino-acid sequence MPGPTRKFEGIPVLVVGDLMVDRYIRGAVSRLSPEAPVPVVDVQHEEFMPGGAGNVAANIAALGGRPILVSLVGQDADGDRLLASLRDRGVDVSGVVADGSRPTILKTRVLAGHQQVVRFDRENRSPFSHGLVDKILASVRERLSGSKGVVLSDYGKGLVNARLLKSVLGWAHRQGKLVTVDPKIEHFLSYRGVDCITPNLKEATEGMRALPPKNDQEVDELGRRILRRLRCHSVLITRSERGMSLYREDRPPLHIPSQAREVFDVTGAGDTVIATLSLSLAAGASLDAAARIANAAAGVVVAKLGTATVSPAELKEALRP is encoded by the coding sequence ATGCCAGGTCCTACGAGAAAGTTTGAGGGAATCCCCGTCCTCGTGGTGGGGGACTTGATGGTGGACCGCTACATCCGCGGGGCGGTGAGCCGTCTCTCTCCCGAGGCCCCGGTCCCCGTGGTGGACGTTCAGCATGAAGAGTTCATGCCCGGCGGCGCGGGCAACGTGGCCGCCAACATCGCCGCCCTGGGCGGACGCCCGATCCTGGTGTCCCTGGTGGGCCAAGACGCGGACGGGGACCGATTGCTCGCTTCGCTACGCGATCGCGGCGTGGACGTGTCCGGCGTGGTGGCCGACGGTTCCCGTCCGACCATCCTCAAAACCCGCGTGTTGGCCGGGCACCAACAGGTGGTGCGGTTCGATCGGGAAAACCGTTCCCCCTTTTCGCACGGCCTCGTGGATAAAATTTTGGCCAGCGTGCGCGAGCGTCTTTCCGGTTCGAAGGGGGTCGTTCTTTCGGATTACGGCAAAGGGTTGGTGAACGCCCGGCTTTTGAAGAGCGTCCTGGGCTGGGCCCATCGGCAAGGCAAACTCGTGACGGTGGACCCTAAAATCGAGCATTTCTTAAGTTATCGGGGCGTGGATTGCATCACGCCCAACCTGAAAGAGGCCACGGAAGGGATGCGCGCTCTGCCGCCCAAAAACGACCAAGAGGTGGACGAGCTGGGCCGACGGATCCTCCGTCGTTTGCGGTGCCATTCGGTGTTGATCACCCGGAGCGAGCGCGGCATGAGCCTGTACCGGGAAGACCGCCCCCCCCTGCACATTCCCTCCCAGGCCCGGGAGGTTTTCGACGTGACCGGCGCCGGCGACACCGTCATCGCCACTTTAAGCTTGTCCTTGGCCGCGGGCGCGTCTTTGGACGCGGCGGCCCGCATCGCCAACGCGGCCGCGGGGGTCGTGGTGGCCAAACTGGGAACCGCCACGGTGAGCCCCGCCGAACTGAAAGAAGCGCTTCGGCCGTGA
- a CDS encoding DUF3108 domain-containing protein: MVKFFRWAPGLWLLGLGGAARGEGPVPSTAPALVFQWRQETAPPPAVGESILYVIKYGFLSAGSATLEVTSTAPVAGRSAYHLLSEARTNAGMDAFFKVRDKNESWVDAQSLCSLRFRQDLREGKTTRRVETVYDHPEQRFLYRKWKNGKESSRDGSVPPFVQDVLSALYYIRSRPLEIGREYAVDANSGATTWPLVVRVLRRESVRVPAGRFQCLRLEPVLAGEGIFQAKGRLEVWVTEDFPHVPVLLRSKVMVGSFDAEMKDYRPGVPLSPSGMGPSMAASTP; encoded by the coding sequence TTGGTGAAGTTTTTCCGTTGGGCTCCGGGCCTCTGGTTGCTCGGGCTCGGAGGGGCGGCGCGGGGGGAGGGCCCGGTTCCCTCCACCGCCCCCGCCTTGGTCTTCCAGTGGCGCCAAGAAACCGCGCCTCCGCCGGCGGTGGGCGAATCGATTCTTTACGTCATCAAATACGGGTTTCTTTCCGCCGGTTCGGCCACCTTGGAGGTCACTTCCACGGCCCCGGTCGCGGGGCGGAGCGCCTACCACCTTCTTTCCGAGGCTCGCACCAACGCTGGCATGGATGCGTTCTTCAAAGTCCGGGACAAAAACGAGTCCTGGGTGGACGCCCAGAGCCTCTGTTCCCTTCGCTTCCGGCAGGATTTGCGGGAGGGGAAAACGACCCGCCGGGTCGAAACCGTTTATGACCATCCCGAACAGCGTTTTCTCTACCGGAAGTGGAAGAACGGAAAGGAGAGCTCCCGCGACGGTTCGGTGCCCCCGTTCGTTCAAGACGTCCTCTCCGCTCTCTATTACATTCGATCTCGACCGCTGGAGATCGGCCGCGAATACGCCGTGGACGCGAATTCCGGCGCCACCACCTGGCCCTTGGTCGTGCGGGTCCTGCGACGGGAATCGGTCCGCGTCCCGGCGGGCCGTTTCCAATGCCTGCGGCTGGAACCCGTCCTCGCCGGGGAGGGGATCTTCCAGGCCAAGGGTCGGCTGGAGGTTTGGGTCACGGAAGATTTTCCCCACGTCCCCGTCCTTCTACGCTCCAAAGTGATGGTAGGGTCTTTTGATGCGGAGATGAAAGACTATCGGCCCGGGGTTCCTCTTTCGCCGTCCGGGATGGGCCCTTCCATGGCCGCTTCGACTCCCTGA
- a CDS encoding isoprenylcysteine carboxylmethyltransferase family protein, with product MISRWRVFLGYMAGLVFLLGSHVASWPRAAAGILVALAGLWVRGWAAGYLEKGKRLAQDGPYAWVRHPLYAGSILMAFGFCLAGTGVRIGASAALWAMFFFLFGWIYPRRIKEEEKTLEGYFGDAWRSFTGRNRRFLPSLRPFRRENPDQFSWARYRKNREYNASLGWAAGVAVILVKGLVGW from the coding sequence GTGATTTCACGGTGGCGCGTATTTTTAGGATACATGGCGGGGCTGGTTTTTTTGCTGGGATCCCACGTGGCGAGTTGGCCTCGAGCCGCGGCGGGAATTCTCGTGGCCTTGGCGGGTCTCTGGGTCCGGGGGTGGGCGGCGGGGTATTTGGAAAAGGGCAAGCGCTTGGCCCAGGACGGGCCCTACGCGTGGGTGCGCCACCCCCTTTACGCTGGTAGTATTTTGATGGCGTTCGGGTTCTGTCTGGCCGGGACGGGGGTTCGGATCGGGGCGAGCGCGGCCTTGTGGGCGATGTTCTTCTTCCTCTTCGGGTGGATCTATCCGCGGCGGATCAAGGAGGAGGAGAAAACCCTGGAGGGTTATTTCGGCGACGCCTGGCGGAGTTTCACGGGGCGCAACCGGCGTTTCCTCCCCAGCCTCCGCCCCTTCCGTCGGGAAAACCCCGACCAATTTTCCTGGGCCCGGTACCGGAAAAATCGGGAATACAACGCCTCCCTCGGTTGGGCCGCGGGGGTCGCCGTCATCCTTGTGAAGGGCCTCGTCGGTTGGTGA
- a CDS encoding O-antigen ligase family protein yields MALDPQPLEAMILTKGPETVNLEKPKISSAARRVSDGAMAGLALALPLSIAISNLFWGVALLMVLVTLAVERPRFRWTGVELPWVAGIGIAVFSGLLSDRPAHSLWSLRSEILVVVFLLAAHTGEAPALRQRLSLFAVGATVAGGLGILQKGLGWSAGSTPAWAAVLPGKLVHLLCTWGGRAIGFYNHPITFAEMLLLAGALVLGLALVRLRPVWAASGAILFLAVLASGTRGVWMAMFITLSLWGFLRRDRKVLGVFLLLAALSALLVSVSPGLRGRTASIVNTKSDSSNRIRMGLYAKSLELVRDHPLVGVGPGNVVILPSELRWGGSPPDMTWTETHNMYLQSVVERGLPGLAVFLWLLAAVGRLLWRAARSGPPALGIFFGFVGLLFAGITETWTNDSEVVLCFYFLAGTAWALGSRAAPVQNSETKTIL; encoded by the coding sequence ATGGCTCTGGATCCACAACCGCTGGAAGCCATGATTCTGACCAAAGGACCGGAGACCGTGAATTTAGAGAAACCAAAGATTTCGTCAGCGGCTCGGCGCGTTTCCGACGGGGCCATGGCCGGTCTGGCCCTGGCCCTGCCTCTCTCCATCGCGATTTCCAACCTCTTTTGGGGGGTCGCGCTCCTGATGGTTTTGGTCACCCTGGCGGTGGAGCGGCCGCGTTTTCGTTGGACCGGGGTGGAACTTCCGTGGGTGGCGGGCATCGGAATCGCCGTTTTTTCCGGCCTGCTCTCCGACCGTCCGGCCCACAGCCTGTGGTCGCTCCGGAGCGAAATTTTGGTGGTCGTGTTCCTCCTGGCGGCGCATACGGGGGAGGCCCCGGCCCTGCGCCAACGGCTGTCGCTTTTCGCTGTCGGGGCCACCGTGGCGGGGGGCCTCGGCATTCTCCAAAAAGGGTTGGGGTGGTCGGCGGGCTCGACCCCCGCTTGGGCCGCGGTGTTGCCTGGTAAGCTGGTCCATCTCCTCTGCACCTGGGGCGGGCGCGCCATCGGGTTCTACAACCATCCGATCACCTTTGCCGAAATGCTTTTGTTGGCGGGCGCCCTGGTTTTGGGGTTGGCGCTGGTGCGCCTCCGACCCGTCTGGGCCGCGTCCGGGGCGATCCTTTTCCTCGCTGTCCTGGCCAGCGGAACCCGGGGGGTCTGGATGGCGATGTTCATCACCCTCTCACTTTGGGGTTTCCTCCGGCGGGACCGAAAGGTTCTTGGGGTCTTTCTCCTGTTGGCGGCGCTGAGCGCGCTCCTCGTGAGCGTCAGCCCGGGCCTGCGGGGACGCACGGCCAGCATCGTGAATACCAAGTCGGATAGTTCCAATCGGATTCGCATGGGCCTATACGCCAAATCCCTCGAGCTTGTCCGAGATCATCCGCTGGTCGGGGTCGGCCCCGGCAACGTCGTTATCCTTCCCAGTGAACTCCGCTGGGGCGGTTCGCCGCCCGACATGACGTGGACCGAAACCCACAACATGTATCTTCAGTCCGTGGTGGAGCGCGGTCTCCCCGGTCTGGCGGTTTTCCTTTGGCTCTTGGCGGCAGTGGGGCGTTTGTTGTGGCGGGCGGCCCGGTCCGGACCGCCCGCCCTGGGGATCTTCTTCGGTTTCGTGGGTCTCCTTTTCGCCGGGATCACGGAAACCTGGACCAACGATTCCGAGGTGGTCCTATGTTTTTACTTCTTGGCCGGTACGGCCTGGGCGCTGGGATCCCGGGCGGCGCCCGTCCAAAATTCTGAAACTAAAACGATTCTCTAA
- a CDS encoding lysophospholipid acyltransferase family protein — MVLFTGHLGNWEYASRAASLTGVPVSAIARRMKNPFVNDWITAERRRLGVNVLMHKNAVRESFRRLSSGEVIGLLFDQRITAGGLQVPFFGRPAHTTGLPAILALRLGCPVVPLRSWREKGRLTVEMEPPLPLEPGPSTPERVDAVTRQMTAVLERWVRDRPTQWLWIHNRWKP; from the coding sequence GTGGTTCTCTTCACGGGACACCTGGGCAATTGGGAATACGCCTCCCGGGCGGCCTCCCTCACGGGGGTTCCGGTGTCCGCCATCGCCCGAAGAATGAAGAACCCTTTCGTGAACGATTGGATCACGGCGGAACGGCGCCGCCTGGGCGTCAATGTGTTGATGCACAAGAACGCGGTGCGGGAATCCTTTCGGCGGCTGTCGTCCGGCGAAGTCATCGGCCTTCTCTTCGATCAGCGGATCACGGCCGGCGGCCTGCAAGTTCCCTTTTTCGGCCGGCCGGCCCATACCACGGGCCTGCCCGCCATTCTGGCCCTCCGTCTGGGCTGTCCGGTGGTCCCGCTCCGCAGTTGGCGGGAAAAGGGGCGGTTGACCGTGGAAATGGAACCCCCGCTCCCCCTCGAACCCGGTCCGTCCACGCCGGAACGTGTGGACGCTGTGACCCGGCAAATGACGGCTGTTCTGGAGCGTTGGGTGCGGGACCGCCCCACCCAATGGCTCTGGATCCACAACCGCTGGAAGCCATGA
- the lpxK gene encoding tetraacyldisaccharide 4'-kinase, protein MNFSFPDPSTAWGRLWRGFFWGPSLLVEGLAWARAQAYARGLLETVRVPVPVFCVGNLTVGGSGKTPGVLWLLGELKKRGHRPAVVSRGYGRRSRAPVLLVPNAGEALPASEAMGDEPRLLARRSGVPVAVGADRARTCERAWEEFKPDCLVMDDGFQHFRMFRDRNLVCLDARLAHRVFLENLPTPILPAGPWRERPAALARAHLVLLTRAERLSADKLAALQERLRALGRRAAAAHGFLTFSDHRTGEPFPAERLEDASLLALSGLADPAGFEEALRRLGAKVAGERHGDHHFFSTADQSAALDRARREERRIVVTEKDRERLPEDFPALVARLEWRVKEEAQWAPVIDSVFS, encoded by the coding sequence ATGAACTTTTCGTTTCCCGACCCTTCGACGGCGTGGGGACGGCTCTGGCGGGGCTTTTTTTGGGGCCCTTCCCTCCTGGTCGAGGGGCTGGCCTGGGCGCGGGCCCAGGCCTACGCCCGGGGTCTGTTGGAAACCGTGAGGGTTCCCGTTCCGGTTTTTTGCGTCGGAAATCTGACGGTGGGCGGATCGGGGAAAACGCCGGGCGTGTTGTGGCTCCTGGGGGAGTTGAAGAAACGGGGCCACCGGCCGGCGGTCGTCAGCCGCGGCTATGGGCGGCGAAGCCGCGCCCCGGTTCTGCTCGTTCCCAATGCCGGGGAAGCGCTTCCCGCCTCGGAGGCCATGGGCGACGAACCGCGCCTCTTGGCCCGCCGATCGGGCGTGCCCGTCGCGGTGGGCGCGGACCGGGCCCGGACCTGCGAACGGGCCTGGGAGGAATTCAAGCCGGACTGTTTGGTGATGGACGACGGGTTTCAGCATTTTCGGATGTTCCGGGACCGCAACCTCGTCTGTCTGGACGCGCGCCTGGCCCACCGTGTTTTCCTGGAAAATCTTCCGACGCCGATCCTGCCGGCCGGGCCCTGGCGGGAACGGCCCGCCGCGTTGGCGAGAGCCCACTTGGTGCTTTTAACCCGGGCGGAACGGTTGTCGGCGGACAAATTGGCCGCGCTCCAAGAACGTCTGCGCGCGTTGGGACGCCGGGCCGCGGCCGCCCACGGGTTTTTGACGTTTTCAGATCATCGCACGGGGGAACCCTTCCCCGCGGAACGGCTGGAGGACGCCTCGCTCCTGGCCTTGTCCGGTCTGGCCGACCCGGCGGGGTTCGAGGAGGCTCTTCGGCGGTTGGGCGCCAAGGTCGCGGGGGAGCGCCATGGGGACCATCATTTTTTCTCAACGGCCGACCAGTCGGCGGCGCTGGATCGCGCGCGGCGGGAAGAACGCCGCATTGTCGTGACGGAAAAAGACCGCGAACGTTTGCCCGAAGATTTTCCGGCCCTGGTGGCCCGGTTGGAGTGGCGGGTGAAAGAGGAGGCCCAGTGGGCGCCGGTGATCGACTCCGTTTTTTCCTAG
- a CDS encoding glycosyltransferase family 9 protein, with protein sequence MNNPRTAQLAWASGAPVRAGFVVPFWSLVYTHRVARPTTAVYAVQNKFALLRRLGVQAPGDALPRLGVDDSEMDALRAWWSESGLDRARERIAVMPKHRHAIRQWPAAKFKETIRRLLAAPGRAVVLVGGADERAALEDVAADFAGRAWVMPAGSLHRAAAVLSRCRVAVTNDSGLMHLAVAVGTPTVTVYGPTSPGSWNPGRPPHRFLQAEGLACLVCNRDRCPFGHECMEWVSPERVVRETEAVLRTAAVN encoded by the coding sequence ATGAACAATCCCCGCACGGCTCAACTCGCTTGGGCCAGCGGCGCTCCGGTTCGCGCGGGGTTCGTGGTTCCCTTTTGGAGCCTGGTCTATACCCACCGCGTGGCGCGCCCGACCACGGCGGTCTACGCCGTTCAAAACAAGTTCGCTCTCCTCCGTCGGTTGGGCGTCCAGGCGCCCGGGGACGCTCTGCCCCGTTTGGGGGTGGACGACTCCGAAATGGACGCCCTTCGCGCCTGGTGGTCCGAGAGCGGGCTGGATCGCGCCCGGGAACGCATCGCGGTCATGCCCAAACACCGGCACGCGATCCGCCAATGGCCGGCCGCGAAATTCAAAGAAACCATTCGCCGTCTCCTGGCCGCGCCCGGCCGGGCGGTGGTCCTGGTGGGCGGAGCCGATGAGCGGGCGGCGTTGGAGGACGTGGCCGCGGATTTTGCGGGGCGGGCTTGGGTCATGCCGGCGGGGTCGCTTCACCGGGCGGCGGCGGTCTTGTCCCGCTGTCGGGTGGCCGTGACCAACGATTCGGGCCTGATGCATTTGGCGGTGGCCGTGGGCACCCCCACGGTGACGGTCTACGGGCCCACCTCCCCAGGGTCTTGGAACCCCGGCCGCCCTCCTCACCGGTTCCTCCAGGCGGAAGGATTGGCCTGTTTGGTCTGCAACCGGGATCGTTGCCCTTTCGGCCACGAGTGCATGGAATGGGTTTCCCCCGAGCGCGTGGTTCGGGAAACGGAAGCCGTTCTCCGAACGGCCGCCGTGAACTGA
- a CDS encoding polysaccharide deacetylase family protein, producing the protein MSVEQLRWQMDYLKRRGYEALTLREAAERLAEGRPLPARGVVLTFDDGYRNNLENGLPVLRDFDFPATLFVVVNAVGRDNFWHDPATETRLPMLRWEELAALRDAGWDIGSHTLNHPRLTRLSPEAAKTEIVESRRILAEKLGAAPVSFAHPYGDGADSLELRRIIQEAGYKTASSVHRGKGDLVRAPFCLKRIFVRGDDTRWDFHLHLTRGQARF; encoded by the coding sequence GTGTCGGTGGAACAGCTCCGTTGGCAGATGGACTATCTGAAGCGGCGGGGCTACGAGGCCCTCACTCTGCGCGAGGCGGCGGAACGCCTGGCGGAAGGCCGACCCCTGCCCGCCCGGGGGGTGGTCCTGACCTTTGACGACGGCTACCGGAACAACCTGGAAAACGGGCTGCCGGTGCTTCGGGATTTCGATTTTCCCGCGACTCTTTTCGTCGTGGTGAACGCGGTGGGTCGGGACAATTTCTGGCACGACCCCGCCACGGAAACCCGCCTGCCCATGCTCCGGTGGGAAGAGCTCGCGGCGCTTCGGGACGCCGGGTGGGACATCGGGTCCCACACCCTGAACCACCCGCGCCTCACCCGCTTGTCCCCGGAGGCGGCGAAAACCGAAATCGTCGAGAGCCGTCGGATCCTGGCCGAAAAATTGGGCGCCGCTCCCGTTTCCTTCGCCCACCCCTACGGCGACGGAGCCGACAGCCTGGAACTCCGGCGGATAATCCAGGAGGCGGGGTACAAAACCGCCTCTTCCGTCCATCGGGGGAAGGGCGACCTGGTCCGCGCTCCTTTCTGCCTGAAACGGATCTTCGTCCGGGGCGACGACACCCGCTGGGATTTCCACCTCCACCTGACCCGCGGACAGGCCCGGTTCTAA
- a CDS encoding glycosyltransferase family 2 protein, with protein sequence MPPKLSAIVIARNEERDLPACLESLKGVADEIVVVDSGSTDRTREIAAGFGARVIQRDFAGFGPQKQFALEQATGEWVLNLDADERLSAPLGAEIRKTLAATPTVNGFHLRFHNVFLGRRLRFGGHWSEWHLRLFRRDQAHYEGKQIHEGISVVPPLGRLRHPVRHESYRNFSEYLDKCNRYTGLIAREKFRRGRRFSPWSHLRLPWEFSVRYFLKLGFLDGNAGFIYATLSAYYAWLKLIRVMEGDGDAH encoded by the coding sequence ATGCCGCCAAAACTTTCCGCCATCGTGATCGCCCGAAACGAGGAACGGGACCTCCCCGCGTGCCTGGAAAGCCTGAAAGGCGTGGCGGACGAAATCGTGGTCGTCGACAGCGGTTCCACCGACCGAACCCGTGAGATCGCCGCTGGTTTCGGCGCCCGGGTGATCCAACGGGACTTCGCCGGGTTCGGCCCGCAAAAGCAATTCGCTTTGGAACAGGCGACCGGCGAGTGGGTGTTGAACCTCGATGCCGACGAGCGTTTGAGCGCGCCTCTGGGAGCGGAGATCCGGAAGACGCTGGCCGCCACCCCGACAGTCAACGGGTTCCACCTCCGTTTCCACAATGTGTTCCTGGGCCGGCGTTTGCGTTTCGGCGGCCATTGGAGCGAGTGGCACCTCCGCCTTTTTCGGCGGGACCAGGCGCATTATGAAGGAAAACAAATTCACGAGGGGATCTCCGTGGTCCCTCCTCTGGGGCGGCTCCGCCATCCCGTGCGGCATGAAAGCTACCGAAATTTTTCCGAGTATCTGGACAAATGCAATCGCTACACGGGCCTCATCGCGCGGGAGAAATTCCGCCGGGGCCGACGGTTTTCTCCGTGGAGCCACCTGCGCCTGCCCTGGGAATTCTCGGTTCGCTACTTTCTGAAACTCGGGTTCTTGGACGGAAACGCGGGGTTCATCTACGCGACCCTGAGCGCCTATTACGCCTGGCTGAAGCTGATCCGGGTCATGGAAGGAGACGGCGATGCTCATTGA
- a CDS encoding glycosyltransferase, translated as MPHKDHATFLRAASRLASTYPRAKFLILGEGPLRPELESLARAEGLTGRVLFLGHRPEVLEYTAMADLFVFSSAEEGLGTALLDALVIGVPTAATRAGGIPDLYGGAAVPELTAPGDPAALADNMRKVLDDPAEGARRVERGRERGRLFSVTAMADAYEKLYDRLLPPGRKG; from the coding sequence GTGCCCCACAAGGACCACGCGACGTTTCTCCGCGCGGCCTCCCGGTTGGCTTCGACCTATCCCCGGGCGAAATTTCTGATCTTGGGCGAAGGGCCCCTGCGGCCGGAACTGGAATCCTTGGCCCGGGCGGAAGGTTTAACGGGTCGAGTTCTGTTTTTAGGACACCGTCCGGAGGTGTTAGAATATACGGCCATGGCGGACCTGTTCGTTTTTTCTTCAGCCGAGGAGGGGTTGGGCACCGCCCTCCTGGACGCGCTCGTGATCGGCGTGCCCACGGCGGCCACGAGGGCGGGCGGCATTCCCGACCTCTACGGCGGCGCGGCCGTCCCCGAGCTGACGGCCCCCGGGGACCCGGCGGCGCTGGCCGACAATATGCGGAAGGTTTTGGACGATCCCGCCGAAGGGGCGCGGCGGGTGGAACGGGGCCGAGAACGGGGTCGGCTTTTTTCGGTGACCGCCATGGCGGACGCCTACGAAAAACTTTACGATCGGCTCCTGCCCCCGGGACGTAAAGGATAA